The sequence ATAGGTAACAATATACGCAACATACGTTTACTAACAAGATCAATTTACAACATGTACATAAAAACGTGTACGTGGAAACGATCGGTCACCGAGTTTGGGCCATCTAGTACActctaaaaatgtataatgactTTCTCTTTTTCATTGCATTAAATTACTCAATTAATGGGCCATGGCCATTGACTTCCTTGGCTCCAACTTGACCTTGAAGCCTTCAGCACGCTTCAGGATGATGTCAGCTTGCAGTCTGAAGTCAGCCTCTTTGACAGTCGACTGGACACGGAAGTTCCTTAAAATTGTCGAGAGAAGGATTTTCAGTTTCAACATAGCATATTTACGTCCGACGCAAGATCTAGGACCAGCCGAGAAAGGAACGAAGGCGTAATAATGACGATTTGCTGTTTTTTCTGGAAGGAAGTTGTCTGGGTCGAAGACATCTGGGTTGGGATAAATGTTAGGCTGTCGGTGCAGTTTCAAAGTTGCTACGACCACAGTGCATCCTGCTGGGACAGTGTAGTCTCCAGAAACTGAAAGGATATTTTTAtcattagttttttttggtttacaattttttaaactcccaCTCGGCAGTAGTTAAAGGCAACCCAGCTACTGCTATCAGTCTAATTGCAACTGGTAGCTGATATTGTTTTTCAATTAGAGAATTACTAACCGAGTTTGAGATCAGTTTTGAGCTCTCGGGCGATGATGGGTACAGGTGGGTACATTCGGAGGGTCTCCATGAGGCATCGTTCCAGGTACTTCATCTCCAGGGTGTCCTGGAAGGTGGCTGGTCTGTCGCTGTCGCCGAAGATTTCGTCTAGTTCCTGGATGACTTTCTCTTGGATGTCTGGGTGGCAGCCCATCATCGAGAGGAAGAAACTGGATCCTGCGGCTGTGGTGTCGTGACCCTGATCGCAAAAATTGATGATGttggaaaagattcaaaaatatttggaagtaaTTGGGTGAGCCAAGAATTGAATAGGGCTTGTGGAAGTTTTCGGGTTTATGAGTGTTTATGTAGATAGGAATTACATCAAATGAATAAAACAGAACTGAATCACTAGTGGTCAAAATGTTCCAGAAAGCGGATTTAACAGGAATGCAAGATTCCAATTACATTggattctttggaattccttagAATGTCCATGACTTAAGGACGTCTTAGGTCATCAGGACGTTGATATTCTATTTTCCACTGGGGATTTATGATTGATCAGGGAAGATCAGAATTGGACTTGAAAGTACTTTTTAAAGTTTACCTCGAACATGATGGTGTCGACCTGTTCCTTGACTTCTTGGTCGTTAAGAACGACTCCATTCTGGGCAGATTCGACCAATAGGTCGAGGAAGGCCAGCCTCTTCTTTTCTCCTACGTCGTTGTCATCAACATCCAAATCGTCCTTAAGACCTGAAGATTGACCAAAGGAAAGACCCTCGACGACCGTTGTACTCTGGTGAaatataatgttatttaaaaaaacttccatCGGGAGTAGACTTGATGCTacaattatttgaagaaataccTTTGAATCCTTGTCATTATTTCTGTTTTCGATGGTGGGGTTGATGACGGTTCGCTTTCCACTCTTGTATTCCTCCTTCTTGCGTTTGATGACTTTCTTAGTGAGTCCGTGAATGATTTCCAAAAGGTTCATCTGGTCCTTGCTGTATTTGGTGAGGTTGAAGAGCCAGTCGGGCCTAAGCCAGACACGAGTGTGGCGCAGATGGAGGATGTCACACATcctgaataaaacaaaaattaaagtttaatttttaagctgcttttaacttgaaaaaattctttttctaaaattaaacctACTTCATGACAGCCATAGCGTATTCGAATCCGCTCTTGTCTTGGGTACTTTTTGAGACACCCATGGCAGTTTCGAGCAGGATTTCTACAGTCGTTTCAGACATGTAATCATGGATGTCGAATTCTTTTTGTCCCTCTTTGCGCATTCTTTCAACAACGGAACGGGAGTTGGCATTGAAGAGGTCAATGAAGCTCTTCAGAACGTTCAAGTGGAAAGTGGGTGCAATCAGTTTGCGATGAGCACGCCATTTTTgacctgaaatttatttttaactttagtgATTAAATTTTAGTTGCGGAATTCCAGGTTGTTTTCAATTGAACCATTTGATAGgattctaaattttaaagagttGGTATTAAAGAGGTCAATGAAGCTCTTCAGGATGTTCAAGTGGATAGTGGCTGCAACTATTTTCTGATGAGCAAGCCATTTTTTAcctcacattttttcattagttaaattttagttgaagGATAGATGACTTTAAACTGAACTGACAGGTTTCTAAATTTTGAAGAGTTGGTATTGAAGAGGTCGATGAAGCTCTTCAGGAGGTTCAAGTGGATAGTGGAtgcaatctgtattatcatcgcaGATAGTTAAAACCGATCAATGTAGATACCTTTTGCCAACCATAAAGATTGAAATCAAAACTATTGGTTTAAGTTAACccctcaaataacagaaaatcttAAAGCCTGTTCAGACTAGAAGGAGctatgaatttcaattattttcaattaaattttttctgagaaaaaatattttccttcgtTCCACTGGGAACTGTACCAGAGGTCTTCCGATTGCCATTCGGGTGCTTTTACCACTAAGCTAatagagagatcaaaagaagaatctttttccagaaatttacgCTGTCTTTGGCAAGGTGTTACGTTTTATACAAGTCAATTTTACAAGGAATCTGAATTATCATCGGATATGGTAACAACATTTTAAACGCCTTTTCAGACGAGAGGGAGCtataaattaaacctttttgtgaattaaattttttctgaaaaagatcttctcattTGCTTCTCTGGGAATCGTACCATAGGTTTTCCGATTGCCATTCTGGTGCTTTTAtcactaagctactagagagatccacagaagaatcttttttcagaaacacaCAAGGAATCTATACTATCATCGGAGATGGTAACAAGCGATCAGTGTAAATATCTTTCACCCACCATGAAGATTGAAATCAAAACTACTGATCTAAGTTAACCCCTCAAATAACATTAATTCTTAACGCCTTTTCAGACTAGATCGAGCtataagataacttttttttaattaattttttttcctgaaaaaatatcttctccttcgctcTATTGGGCATCTAACCACAGGTCTTCCGAATTCCAGTCGGGTGctttaccactaagctactagagagatcgaaagaagatcaTAACATCTTGCTAAAGGCAACTTATAtatctggaaaaaaattttctttagatttctctagtagcttagtggtaaaagCACCCAGCCGGAAATCGGAGgacctgtggttcgattcccagcggtgtggaagagaatatatttttttcaggaaaaaatttaacttagcATAATGATTTTGCTGATAATCTCGAAgcattttttactcaaaaggAAAATAAATCACCAAGCCTTCTTTAAATACATCAcattagaattacatttttttcctatattttaaaatattgtttataaattgttttactacattaaagaatattttaaatatttagagaaaAAGTGTTGAccgttttttgaaataaataacaattattgtttttttcctgtattttaaattgttctttgaagagtattatttcaaattacgagggtagttcaataagtccttagaatgaacaacagatggcgcgcgaatcgctccaaatcatctgttttcagtcagcaccactcccgactagatatatNNNNNNNNNNNNNNNNNNNNNNNNNNNNNNNNNNNNNNNNNNNNNNNNNNNNNNNNNNNNNNNNNNNNNNNNNNNNNNNNNNNNNNNNNNNNNNNNNNNNaaaattaaaattcgaaaattttttctaaagcctccaggggacttcgttttcgcacgaaaaaattttatgtgcccttattgcatccggacccacaattgtcctaccattttttatcttctttacaGTTCCatgattctttaaataaaagcACCAATTTCCGATGATAATCTCAAAAATCtgatgagttttaaaaattgaaaataccattttttcatgaaacacACTGGTATAACATAAccttaaactgtttaaaaattttagaactccTTTGAAATCTATATATCGATATTTGCGGTGAAGATTGCTACATTAGCCAACAAATTGTACCAAAACTtgatttcttctttgaaatataatgattttttgtttacaagaaataattattttttacttaaaacgtgaatataacctgaaattgttaaaaaattgaaaagcttgtcttttttttttgaacagtgaattgttaacaaaaatgtaatctttgagatctagtaattttttattaaaaatagccacttcctttataaaaaattaacataacttacaattgttaaaaaattgggaTTCTAGatgagaaaaaaaaaacgaatacatcttgaaattaaaaaaaattaattcttttttaaaattttaagattaaccaatttttagaaaacctttcaattattttaaaagatatttcggtGTATTTGAAGTTttgagaagataaaaaattaattaaaaatttggaaacatttcaaaaaattgtgaacTAAGTGTagactttttaagattttaaagtaaaatttcgaaactttataaggattttgaaaggtttaatatacatttttttcttataaatccaaaaaaaatggcaattgattatttattttgaagaattaattttaataataaaaaagattttagatttttttatataatttcctgaaatttcgccaaagactgtagaagattttaaagcaaaatgttaaaattttcaaaattagaaaatttgagaaaaaattctaatatgcTTAGACgtttgtaagaaataaaaaaaataattaaagatagtaaaaaattgtttagattttaaataaaatatagattttcgaagatttcgtaatacaattttttacctttataaataaaagaattttcttaagattcctgggaattataaaagtgatttcttagtttggaaaattaatcataagagaatatttaaaaagaaataaagacatgaaaaaatttttccaaaatgtttgaaaacgagtctgtaagattttaatacaatttgaggaattttagaaattttgaagaaattaaaaataatttgaaacttgaaaagttttgcgaaaattaaaaaaaattgtccgaagcgtcaaaaattcataatatctTTTAAAGTGACTCAAATTTggtctaatatttttaaattcctcttaaataagaaaaaatttcttagaaatttgatcaagaaacctaaaaaaatagttataggaaatttttatttttgatcgaaaattattttttcccttcaagttataatttttctaacgtctttttctttcttgactgaaaaatctttaatgatggaaaattagacctttgattttaagattaaaatcttttttggttaaggattcaactgttttgttgaaaattcgtctttatggacgaataaaaaacttttgaatttaaattaaaaattttgtttacttttaatatcaactataatatttttcttcaataatgtATTTTAGACCAATATtatatctctttggttgaaaatataactattttttcaaattaatattttttggcagaaaattaatcttcgtttaaaattcaactatttggttaaaagttaaactacattgtgaaaggTTTTTGTTCTTGAagataattccttttttatttttggagtataaatgttattttgtcgaccaggggaattaaataattaatttcgataTTACATTTTTCCGATTAttagtcaaataattttctggagaaacgagaaaaaaatctgcctcggCCCAGTTTTAAACTGGGAATAGTGGTGTTCTCGGTTCAAATCTGTactagaacaaattttttctcgtTTCCCCAGGAAATTATTTGACTAGTAATTGGCAAAATTTAAAATCcgacattaattaattatccttttagttaaacattaatattttttgtaaggaaataaatcttattggtagaaaatgtatgtatttgctgaaaatttaccttttttatttgttaaaataaattttttcgttaaaaaaaaaacttaccagTAGAAATGAGGAGGCCATTGCCCAACCAGGGTTGGAAAAATCTGTATTCGCTGGATTTGTCGATATAAACGTTGCTGGACAAGATTACTTCTACGTCACGAGGGTCGACCAAAAAGACAACAAGTTTTGGTCCAATCCAAATCTTGATGACTTGGTCGAATTCGAACGATCTCTCGTAGAATTTTCGGAAAAtagctgaaaaaatgaattcagaaaaatgtttaaattccatgtaaaaaaagtttaaataaattttcaagccatctaaatttattaacaactttaattcaacttaaaaaattgttaacctactaatttgaaatttgtttaaataaagtttttttttaataccatcaGAGCTTCCCATAAATTCAAGTGCGTTTCCAACAATCGGAAGTCCAGGTGGTCCAGGAATTTTTGCCGCAAGTTCGAGCATGTGTCTTCTCGATATTCTGAAGTAAACGTAGTAAAGGGCCAAAGCTGGCAATAGAAGGGATAAAAATACGGTCGTAGCCGAAAGTCCGGTGGCAGAGGCCGCAGCTACCGACCCAGCCACCACTTCCGGTCCTGCTGCAGacatctttcttttttattctgcaataaaaatgatcaattcattatttgagaattattattattttaatttgcatttctAATTGAAGAATTGTAATCCACTGAGGAAAATATTTGTCTGGAAGCGTGACGCTCGGCCCGAGCAAAGCTACATCGTATGTTAGCACAAATATGGGAGCGTGACGCTCGACCCAAGCGTAGCTCCGTCCTATGTCAGTACTTGGATGGGAGCGTCACGCTCGGTTCGAGCATGGCTCCATCTTATGTTAGCACAAATATGGGAGCGTGAGCCTAGGTCTTTGAACATGTGTAGGCCCTGAACCGTTtctatattaaaaagaaattcttttgattcaaagaaatttaggttaaaaaaattgtgttcaaacgaaaattttgcattaatttaaagtgataatatttttcaaagcaataataaaatagataatttaatttatcacccttcagataaaaaatattgttattttaattttcactgtGATGAAAAGAATTGTAATCccctcagaaaaatatttgtattgaaaaaccccgttttcttaatatatatatatatatattggaaaacaaaaaataagtttaatttaacataattttttcctTCATTTAACGAGGACTTCAAagtgaagaaaataattgaaaagtaaagAGACATTTTTACTATAtactaaaaaacatttaaaaaaatgtaattgatcggtcttcggttaaaaaatcattattttaatttttattctaatgcATGAAATTGTAatctattcagaaaaatatttgcctTGAATTGAAGAGAGTGCTCCTTTAACACC comes from Belonocnema kinseyi isolate 2016_QV_RU_SX_M_011 chromosome 5, B_treatae_v1, whole genome shotgun sequence and encodes:
- the LOC117173192 gene encoding cytochrome P450 4g15 isoform X1, translating into MSAAGPEVVAGSVAAASATGLSATTVFLSLLLPALALYYVYFRISRRHMLELAAKIPGPPGLPIVGNALEFMGSSDAIFRKFYERSFEFDQVIKIWIGPKLVVFLVDPRDVEVILSSNVYIDKSSEYRFFQPWLGNGLLISTGQKWRAHRKLIAPTFHLNVLKSFIDLFNANSRSVVERMRKEGQKEFDIHDYMSETTVEILLETAMGVSKSTQDKSGFEYAMAVMKMCDILHLRHTRVWLRPDWLFNLTKYSKDQMNLLEIIHGLTKKVIKRKKEEYKSGKRTVINPTIENRNNDKDSKVFLQIIVASSLLPMEVFLNNIIFHQSTTVVEGLSFGQSSGLKDDLDVDDNDVGEKKRLAFLDLLVESAQNGVVLNDQEVKEQVDTIMFEGHDTTAAGSSFFLSMMGCHPDIQEKVIQELDEIFGDSDRPATFQDTLEMKYLERCLMETLRMYPPVPIIARELKTDLKLVSGDYTVPAGCTVVVATLKLHRQPNIYPNPDVFDPDNFLPEKTANRHYYAFVPFSAGPRSCVGRKYAMLKLKILLSTILRNFRVQSTVKEADFRLQADIILKRAEGFKVKLEPRKSMAMAH
- the LOC117173192 gene encoding cytochrome P450 4g15 isoform X2; protein product: MSAAGPEVVAGSVAAASATGLSATTVFLSLLLPALALYYVYFRISRRHMLELAAKIPGPPGLPIVGNALEFMGSSDAIFRKFYERSFEFDQVIKIWIGPKLVVFLVDPRDVEVILSSNVYIDKSSEYRFFQPWLGNGLLISTGQKWRAHRKLIAPTFHLNVLKSFIDLFNANSRSVVERMRKEGQKEFDIHDYMSETTVEILLETAMGVSKSTQDKSGFEYAMAVMKMCDILHLRHTRVWLRPDWLFNLTKYSKDQMNLLEIIHGLTKKVIKRKKEEYKSGKRTVINPTIENRNNDKDSKSTTVVEGLSFGQSSGLKDDLDVDDNDVGEKKRLAFLDLLVESAQNGVVLNDQEVKEQVDTIMFEGHDTTAAGSSFFLSMMGCHPDIQEKVIQELDEIFGDSDRPATFQDTLEMKYLERCLMETLRMYPPVPIIARELKTDLKLVSGDYTVPAGCTVVVATLKLHRQPNIYPNPDVFDPDNFLPEKTANRHYYAFVPFSAGPRSCVGRKYAMLKLKILLSTILRNFRVQSTVKEADFRLQADIILKRAEGFKVKLEPRKSMAMAH